One genomic segment of Flavobacteriaceae bacterium includes these proteins:
- a CDS encoding transposase has product MSRRRFTSEFKFKVFLESLSERYTIQELGRKYEIHPTQITNWKAQFLKNGQAVFDRPVKDSKTES; this is encoded by the coding sequence ATGAGTAGAAGAAGATTCACATCAGAGTTTAAATTCAAGGTGTTTTTAGAATCCTTGAGCGAGCGTTATACGATTCAAGAGTTGGGTCGTAAATATGAGATCCATCCAACCCAAATTACCAATTGGAAGGCTCAATTTTTAAAAAATGGTCAAGCTGTATTTGATCGTCCGGTAAAGGATTCAAAAACAGAGTCATAA
- a CDS encoding RNA methyltransferase has translation MAYNEFLTDRVSQFFLEKNVSFKIEKMMGGLCFMVDGKMCVGIVRDEIMARIDPDIYTASLLKPGCKEMNFTGRPIKGFVFLTDEATDLDVHLHYWLQLALDFNPKAKASKKRKKR, from the coding sequence ATGGCATATAACGAGTTTTTAACGGATAGGGTTTCACAATTTTTTCTGGAAAAAAACGTCTCTTTTAAAATAGAAAAGATGATGGGAGGTTTGTGTTTCATGGTAGATGGAAAAATGTGTGTGGGTATCGTTAGAGATGAAATAATGGCCAGAATTGATCCGGATATCTATACGGCATCTTTGCTGAAACCCGGTTGTAAAGAAATGAATTTTACGGGTAGGCCTATAAAAGGTTTTGTATTCTTAACTGATGAAGCTACGGATTTGGATGTCCATTTACATTATTGGTTGCAGCTGGCGCTGGATTTTAATCCAAAAGCGAAAGCTAGTAAAAAAAGAAAAAAGCGGTAA
- a CDS encoding DUF4136 domain-containing protein: protein MEIYRWIVLLSVLGCTSGKVVYDYDVKTDFKKFKTFNFYDDVGGGLNELDIKRATVIIEKQLVDRGFQKSETPDFLINFISNRTESTDTNNVGIGVGGGNRVGFGISGGIAIGAKKEYEEFIVEFVNTENNQLFWQGISSKKVKVKMSPEEKERYRQLIVEKIFEKYPPSQK from the coding sequence ATGGAAATTTACAGGTGGATCGTTCTTTTGTCTGTTTTGGGGTGTACTTCCGGTAAAGTAGTATATGATTACGATGTAAAAACGGATTTTAAAAAGTTTAAAACATTTAATTTTTATGACGATGTAGGAGGAGGTCTAAACGAATTAGATATTAAAAGAGCAACAGTCATTATAGAAAAACAGTTGGTTGACAGAGGCTTTCAAAAATCCGAAACACCTGATTTTTTAATTAATTTTATATCAAATAGAACCGAATCGACGGATACGAATAATGTAGGAATTGGTGTTGGCGGAGGCAACCGTGTTGGCTTTGGAATTTCAGGAGGCATTGCTATTGGAGCTAAGAAGGAATATGAAGAATTTATCGTAGAATTTGTAAATACGGAAAACAATCAACTTTTCTGGCAGGGTATTTCCAGTAAGAAGGTCAAAGTAAAAATGAGTCCTGAAGAAAAAGAACGCTACAGACAACTTATCGTAGAAAAAATTTTTGAAAAATACCCACCCTCTCAAAAATAA
- a CDS encoding M20/M25/M40 family metallo-hydrolase → MNRIKFLVLSAILTVFSIQTSAQHLTQIDTATVRKHLYMLASDDMEGRKSGTRGIEKAASYIENEFKKIGLTTYDTLTTFRQHFDFRGINMFNVIGVLEGRSKKDEYVIISAHYDHLGTKKSGEGDIIFNGANDNASGVTGVLTLAAYFANKKQNERTIVFVAFTAEEMGLIGSKYFGKGIDANKFVAGINLEMIGKEPKTGTKTAWLTGFDRSDFGKIIQKNLKGTGYTLFPDPYVKYNLFFRSDNASLARLGVPSHTFSTTPIDIDKDYHQVSDEAETLDVSVITETIKAVAKGTESIINGKDTPTRVIIKKE, encoded by the coding sequence ATGAATCGGATAAAATTTTTAGTATTATCAGCTATTTTGACAGTATTTTCCATACAAACTTCTGCTCAGCATTTGACGCAAATTGATACTGCAACCGTAAGAAAGCACTTATATATGTTGGCTTCCGATGATATGGAAGGAAGAAAATCAGGAACAAGAGGCATAGAAAAAGCAGCATCATATATTGAAAATGAGTTTAAAAAAATAGGACTTACTACATATGATACACTAACAACATTTAGACAGCATTTTGACTTTAGAGGAATTAACATGTTTAATGTAATAGGCGTGTTGGAAGGCAGGTCTAAAAAGGATGAATATGTCATTATTTCCGCACATTATGACCATCTGGGAACTAAGAAAAGCGGTGAAGGAGATATCATTTTTAACGGAGCAAATGACAATGCATCGGGTGTTACAGGTGTTCTGACATTGGCAGCCTATTTTGCAAATAAAAAACAAAATGAGCGTACCATTGTTTTTGTTGCATTTACTGCCGAAGAAATGGGACTTATAGGGTCTAAATATTTTGGAAAAGGAATAGATGCGAATAAATTTGTTGCCGGAATCAACCTCGAAATGATTGGTAAGGAACCCAAAACAGGAACTAAAACAGCTTGGCTAACCGGCTTTGATCGGTCGGATTTTGGAAAAATCATTCAGAAAAACTTAAAAGGTACGGGATATACATTGTTTCCGGATCCGTATGTAAAGTACAATTTGTTTTTTAGGTCAGATAACGCTTCTTTAGCCAGATTGGGAGTGCCCTCGCACACTTTTTCCACAACCCCGATAGACATAGACAAGGATTATCACCAGGTTTCTGATGAAGCAGAAACATTAGACGTATCTGTTATTACGGAAACCATAAAAGCAGTAGCTAAAGGAACGGAAAGTATTATTAACGGGAAAGATACTCCTACCAGAGTAATTATTAAAAAGGAATAA
- the kdsA gene encoding 3-deoxy-8-phosphooctulonate synthase, with protein MDLSKISNIKNTDANHFFLLAGPCAIESESMALKIAEKIAAITHKLEIPFIFKGSFKKANRSRIDSFTGIGDKKALKILQKVSTTFHIPTVTDIHEISDANLAAEYVDVIQIPAFLVRQTDLVVAAANTGKAVNLKKGQFMSPSAMKHAVKKVTDSGNHQVMITDRGTMFGYQDMIVDFRGIPEMRTFAPTVLDVTHSLQQPNQVSGVTGGRPDMIETIARAGVVNNVDGLFIESHFDPPNAKSDGANMLHLDYLESLLKNLIAIRKTINSL; from the coding sequence ATGGATTTATCAAAAATTTCTAATATAAAAAATACAGATGCCAATCATTTTTTTTTACTTGCCGGCCCTTGTGCTATAGAAAGTGAAAGCATGGCATTAAAAATTGCGGAAAAAATAGCAGCAATTACCCACAAGCTTGAGATTCCGTTTATCTTTAAAGGAAGTTTTAAAAAGGCTAATAGAAGTAGAATTGATAGCTTTACCGGAATTGGTGATAAAAAAGCCTTAAAAATCTTGCAAAAAGTTTCAACAACATTTCATATTCCTACAGTTACCGATATTCATGAAATATCCGACGCCAATCTGGCAGCTGAGTATGTCGACGTGATACAAATTCCTGCTTTCTTAGTCCGGCAAACAGATTTAGTAGTTGCAGCGGCAAATACAGGGAAAGCCGTAAATCTGAAAAAAGGGCAATTTATGAGTCCCTCTGCTATGAAACATGCTGTCAAAAAAGTTACTGATTCCGGTAATCATCAGGTAATGATAACAGACAGGGGTACCATGTTTGGCTATCAGGATATGATTGTGGATTTTAGAGGAATTCCCGAAATGAGAACTTTTGCTCCTACCGTACTGGATGTTACACACTCGTTACAGCAGCCAAATCAAGTCTCCGGGGTTACAGGCGGCAGGCCGGATATGATAGAAACGATTGCCCGTGCCGGAGTGGTAAATAATGTAGACGGTTTGTTTATTGAAAGTCATTTTGACCCTCCGAATGCTAAAAGTGATGGAGCCAATATGTTGCATTTGGATTACCTTGAAAGCTTACTTAAAAACTTAATTGCCATAAGAAAAACAATAAATTCATTATAG
- a CDS encoding transglutaminase: protein MKKLVFFFALFSIQVFAQNFSRVDSIVKTYPRYRAPQQLAARISSDFSSDIDKVRASFKWITNNIRYSMDYYFHNQRTVRYSYSNEKERQIALQKIRDQIVNKAFTTKTGVCEEYAQSLKKLCDLLDIEAIVLKGYVKNSADEIAKIPKDTNHAWNVVKIQNKWILIDATWAAGYVLNGKWKKAFSNYFFNIPKDKIALTHFPSDKKWQLLLNYSALGDFYNQPIYHQQLLDFNLRLKSPTEGIIAPKHNVIILKLENLLPNIALRYHFKGERYSKKPKITYEGKNATLIIPAPYANTELYLYMNNGIILEYKVVI, encoded by the coding sequence ATGAAAAAATTAGTTTTTTTTTTCGCATTATTTTCCATACAAGTTTTTGCTCAAAACTTTTCCCGGGTAGACAGTATTGTAAAAACATATCCCAGATACAGAGCTCCACAACAATTAGCAGCCAGAATTTCTAGTGATTTTTCCTCGGATATTGATAAAGTAAGAGCTTCCTTTAAATGGATAACGAATAATATCAGATACAGTATGGATTATTATTTTCACAATCAAAGGACTGTAAGATATAGTTATTCAAATGAAAAAGAACGGCAAATTGCATTACAAAAAATAAGAGATCAAATTGTAAATAAAGCTTTTACAACCAAAACAGGTGTTTGTGAAGAATATGCCCAATCTTTAAAAAAACTATGTGATTTACTGGACATAGAAGCTATTGTTCTTAAAGGGTATGTAAAGAATTCAGCTGATGAAATTGCCAAAATACCAAAAGACACAAATCATGCCTGGAATGTGGTTAAAATTCAAAACAAATGGATACTCATTGATGCAACTTGGGCAGCCGGTTATGTACTAAACGGTAAGTGGAAAAAAGCATTTAGCAATTATTTTTTTAATATTCCTAAAGATAAAATTGCACTTACTCATTTTCCTTCCGATAAAAAATGGCAATTGCTTTTAAATTATAGTGCTTTAGGTGATTTTTACAATCAACCGATTTATCATCAACAACTGTTAGATTTCAACCTTAGGTTAAAAAGTCCTACCGAAGGAATCATTGCTCCTAAACATAACGTCATTATTTTGAAGTTAGAGAACCTACTTCCAAACATAGCACTCAGATATCATTTTAAAGGGGAACGTTATTCTAAAAAACCTAAAATAACATATGAAGGGAAAAATGCGACGTTGATTATTCCAGCTCCTTATGCAAATACCGAATTGTATTTATATATGAACAACGGTATTATTTTAGAATATAAAGTAGTTATCTAA
- a CDS encoding helix-turn-helix domain-containing protein, with product MSTLKKLLPKQTSITKRSRIKMLLLIHQKKVIYSKDMVPKLKHCRKTIYTWIKVYRDGGLELLLSSNKGGNNTPLIEQGTKEALAEKLSDPLAQITSYTELLDWVQEHYQSNINYATLYKHCRVHHHSVLKVARKSHHKKDEQAVEAFKKTTPST from the coding sequence TTGAGTACACTAAAAAAACTCTTACCCAAGCAAACAAGTATTACCAAAAGAAGCCGTATCAAAATGTTGCTTTTGATACATCAGAAAAAAGTGATTTACAGCAAAGATATGGTTCCAAAGCTTAAGCACTGTCGTAAAACTATTTATACCTGGATAAAGGTATATAGAGATGGAGGCTTAGAGTTATTATTGTCCAGTAATAAAGGGGGTAACAATACTCCTTTAATAGAACAGGGTACAAAAGAAGCATTGGCAGAGAAACTTTCAGACCCACTGGCACAGATTACTAGTTATACAGAACTGCTTGACTGGGTACAGGAGCATTACCAATCCAATATTAACTATGCCACACTCTATAAGCACTGTCGTGTACACCACCATAGTGTTTTGAAAGTAGCAAGGAAATCACATCACAAAAAAGATGAGCAGGCTGTGGAAGCCTTTAAAAAAACTACCCCATCGACTTAG
- a CDS encoding IS4 family transposase — MKKTNASTKSSELNSVLSSHFQGKINLARIKLISHFIIALCKVQTVTFEKVANAFETSVDSKSSLRRIQRFIADYSLDGDLIARLIFSLLPKQEGLILSIDRTNWKFGQTNINIFMLGVVYKGVAFPLLFTMLDKPGNSNSQERIDLVNRFIRLFGKDVIKSIVADREFVGNHWLDFLNTNGIKYYIRIRNNFKVELPDKNKTIKVFHLFNPHKINEFVYYPKIVRVNGQLCFLSGCKLYPKNGKPDFLIIVSFNAPDKAFEQYKERWQIEMCFKAMKASGFHCFKTHTCKILSVLKNLVLFVMMAFVWCYKVGIYLHQIKPIKIKKHGRMAKSIFKYGLDYIASVLLNPVNQNNMNLTKFLSCT; from the coding sequence ATGAAAAAAACCAATGCTTCCACTAAAAGTAGTGAATTAAATTCAGTTTTAAGTTCTCATTTCCAAGGTAAGATCAATTTGGCAAGAATCAAACTCATATCACATTTCATTATCGCCCTCTGTAAGGTACAGACAGTTACCTTTGAAAAGGTAGCCAACGCTTTTGAGACCTCAGTAGATTCGAAGTCATCACTCAGACGTATTCAAAGATTTATTGCTGATTATTCGTTGGATGGAGATTTGATCGCTCGTCTTATATTTAGTCTCCTTCCTAAGCAAGAGGGATTGATCTTGAGTATTGATAGGACCAATTGGAAGTTTGGTCAGACCAACATCAACATTTTTATGTTGGGAGTTGTCTATAAAGGTGTTGCCTTCCCATTGTTATTTACTATGTTAGATAAGCCAGGGAACTCTAACAGTCAGGAGCGTATTGATCTTGTGAATCGTTTCATAAGACTTTTTGGCAAAGATGTTATTAAATCCATTGTAGCCGATAGAGAGTTTGTAGGTAATCATTGGTTGGATTTCTTGAATACAAATGGAATCAAATATTATATCCGCATTCGAAACAACTTTAAGGTAGAGCTTCCTGATAAGAACAAAACCATCAAAGTATTTCACTTGTTTAATCCACATAAGATCAATGAGTTTGTGTATTATCCTAAAATTGTACGTGTTAATGGTCAGCTTTGTTTCCTTTCCGGATGCAAGTTGTACCCAAAAAATGGAAAGCCTGATTTCTTAATCATTGTATCGTTCAACGCTCCTGATAAGGCCTTTGAACAATACAAAGAACGATGGCAGATAGAGATGTGTTTTAAAGCAATGAAAGCCAGTGGCTTTCATTGCTTTAAAACACACACCTGCAAGATATTAAGCGTATTGAAAAATTTAGTACTGTTTGTAATGATGGCTTTCGTATGGTGTTACAAAGTTGGTATATATTTACATCAGATTAAGCCTATCAAAATAAAAAAGCATGGAAGAATGGCTAAAAGCATATTCAAATATGGATTAGATTATATCGCTTCTGTGCTATTAAACCCTGTAAATCAAAACAATATGAACTTGACTAAATTTTTGTCATGTACTTAG